The Anastrepha ludens isolate Willacy chromosome X, idAnaLude1.1, whole genome shotgun sequence genome includes a window with the following:
- the LOC128869630 gene encoding uncharacterized protein LOC128869630, with the protein MGKHKNSKQELILVEFMESHPDLAKNFSKGDRVAVEEKWKELTTLLNAEGPPQKDVNGWKKIWSDWKGCIRKKVAHNNLESRVTGGGPFNKHVLTSNEECVARTCGIFAAVEGISHSRSFGTEENNSAIESEEERPQTSREAVATPRAAKGPRVSTQDSLQSCMATQSSCIEKISTTLDNICENQHKIAKSQEDEREEIR; encoded by the exons at gGGAAAACACAAGAACTCCAAGCAAGAGCTAATTTTAGTCGAGTTTATGGAATCTCATCCAGATTTGGCGAAGAATTTTTCGAAGGGCGACAGAGTTGCTGTTGAGGAAAAGTGGAAAGAGCTAACGACGCTGCTAAATGCAGAAGGGCCGCCCCAAAAAGATGTTAAtggatggaaaaaa ATATGGTCTGACTGGAAGGGGTGCATTCGGAAAAAGGTTGCCCATAACAATCTAGAATCGAGGGTAACAGGAGGTGGACCCTTTAATAAGCATGTACTGACGAGCAACGAAGAATGTGTTGCAAGAACTTGTGGAATTTTTGCCGCCGTTGAGGGCATAAGCCATTCTAGAAGCTTTGGgacagaagaaaataatagcGCTATCGAATCTGAGGAAGAACGTCCCCAAACAAGTAGGGAAGCGGTGGCTACCCCGAGAGCTGCAAAAGGGCCACGAGTGTCAACGCAGGACAGCCTTCAGTCGTGTATGGCAACGCAATCTAGTTGTATAGAGAAAATATCCACCACTTTAGATAACATTTGCGAAAACCAACACAAGATTGCAAAATCGCAGGAAGATGAAAGGGAAGAGATTCGATGA